From Triticum aestivum cultivar Chinese Spring chromosome 7B, IWGSC CS RefSeq v2.1, whole genome shotgun sequence:
GGTGGGGCGTCGGGGACCTCGAGGTGGAAGAAGCCAAGCCCCTCGATGCCGTGGCCATACATCATGAGCTCAAAAGTCATCGGGCGCTCTGGGCACAGAAGAGCGGGGTGAGTCGGGTCCTTGCAGATGAAGCAACATTGGGGGCTGGAGCAGGAGACTTGGGAGTGGCATGCCACCCCGCAGTTGAAGCACGGAGGGCGGGGGAGGCCAGAGACCGGACCGAGCCGTCCGGAGCCAGCGTGGGAGGCTGTCTTCTTTTTCTGGATCCCCTTCTCTGTCAGCCGATCCTTGTCTTCCTCCTTCAAATCCCGCCGTCGACTAGTCCCAATCCCACGTAGGTCTCCATCTCCAACAACAGCGCCCACAAACACGTCTTCCATTGCCCTCGGTTTGCAGATTCATTCCGCCCCGGCAAGCCGGAGTTGGGAAGCCTCCATGGACATGCCGTCCGCGAGCTGCTACTCACAATTTCATACGCTAGACCCGTCTACTGGAGATGCTATGACAGACAACCTAAAAAGCTACAACAGTTTGATTCAAAAGCTTTAACCTCTGGCATATAAAGTTTTCAACTGGACACCGTGCACTAAAAAAGCTACATTCATTCATATGAAAGCTTCAACCGTAGTTTGAAAAAGATTCAACCGGTGAAAGAGTAGTTTCatcctaccactacaaaaaaaaagctACAACCATTGTTTTGGGAAGTTTCATCCATTGGATTGAAAAGTTTCAACCCTCTTTTCCAATTTAATGGCGGCGACTGAGAAGCAAAATAAATGAGGCAACTGACGACAAGAACTTTGTTGGAAGCGGCCgagttttttgctgcaaccgtcgcCACTTTTTGCTACAACCTGCGACggatttttgctacatccatcatggGAGGAGCTGCGACCTAGTACGGCGGTGGCTTTTTTTGTTGCAACCGTCCTCAGATTGTGCTACTACCAGCAACgaattttgctacatccatcatggTGGAGTCGCGACCCGCGACGGCAGCGAGGCCGAATTGTTGGAGCCGTCGTATGTTTTTGCTACCACCGACGTTTTATTCTGCTACATCCATGAAGGGCATAATTTTTGCTATGACCCATgattttgtttttgttgttgttgttgtgaccAGCAAATTGAGGACGTGGTACAACACGAGCTTGACGACGGGGGTGCTGCGGCCATCTCCACCGGAGTTGCCATGGAGGTATGCGCGGGCGGCCAAGGATCCTATGCCGAGCACGAGACCGAGGACGAGCGCGTGCGGCCAAGGATGCAGCGGTGAGCGGAGGTTGCCGGCGAGCACAAGGGCGaggacgagcgcgggcggcgcggcggaagGCTCCGAACAACTACGGCATCGAGCTTCAACGGCGACGACGGCGAGCTTCAacggcgacagcgacgacgacggttCCGATTTGGGTCGAACAACGGTTGCTGCAACATTTGGTTTGGTCGAGCCTCCCCTGCGCAGATCTGACGGCCTTCACCATCTGCATCGGACGGCTGGGCTTTGACCGGCCCAACAATTGGGCCGGCACACCGGCACAGATCGCTGCCCCTAGTAGAATGCCCATTTGTATTGTAAATATGCATTTTTTAGGATATGTCAATATGCATCTAGTAGTAGTACCGTAAATTTTCCAAAAAAAAAGTACTAGTACTGTagatttttctaaaaaaaagtagTGTAGATGCTTCTTGtattttttggttttcatttttagAAATAATCTGAACGCAGCGTGATCTTGACTTTTATTCGCAGCTAGTAGAATGCCCATTTGCTGCCGTGCTTGCGTGCGTGCGCCACAAATTCCCCAAGCACTGCTTCTGAGTCAAAGCTGTATCCAACCAAATCCATCTCAATCCAGATCCCACCGGCGGTGCCTCCGCCGGCCAGAGAATGGGCACGCCGCTGACGGCGATCCCGGACCACATCCAGGAGGAGATCTTCCTCCGCTTGCCTACCGCGGCCGACCTCGCCCGTGCCTCCGGCGCCTGCGTCTCCCTCCGCCGGCTCGCCACCGGCCGGTCCTTCCTCCGCCGCTTCCGCTGCCTCCACGCCCCGCCGCTCCTCGGCTTCCTCCAGCGCGACCACTTCTTCCCGGTCCTACCACCTCACCCCTCcgcgcccgccgcccgcgccctcgcTCTCGCCGCCGACTTCTCCTTCTCGTTCCTCCCCTCCCACTGCCGCTGGATCGTGCAGGACGTCCGCGACGGCCGCGTCCTCCTCGGTCGCAGGTTTGAAAAGGACGACCCGTCTCCGGTCTTCCGGGAGCTCGCGGTGTGCGACCCCTTGCACCGGCGGCACGTCCTGCTTCCCCCAGTTCCTGACGACCTGGCCCATTGGGTGGAGCACCAGGTCTACAACCCTTTCAAACCTTTCCTCCTCCCCCTCGCCGAGGAGGAGACGGAAGAGACAGCATTCAGACTCATCTGGATGGCGCATCGCACTACTAAGCTGGCCGCGTTTGTCTTCTCTTCGAGCACCGGAAAATGGCAAGCCACCAAGGGCGGGCCGACTGGTTTGGTCCTTGACAGAGGCGACTCAGCCATAATGTCACGGATCCACCCTCATTTTCTCATGCGCCATTATGCCTATGGCTGCTTCTACTGGGACTGGCTGGTGACCGGGAGCAGAAAGTTGCTCATGCTTGACACCAGGAGGATGGAGTTCTCCTTTGCCGACCTCCCACCCAGAGAGTGGAGTAAACGTGTAGCCATTGTGGAGGCAGGGGAAGGCAGGCCTGGGATTTTTGGGTTCCATGGTGAAATTGCATCTGATCTCAGCTATGCCATTGCACAAAAGACAGGCGAGAGTCCGAGCCAGTGGCAAATGTTGAAGACAATCTCACTAGACCCTGGATACATATATTCTATTGATGCTGCAACCGGAAGGTATTTGCTGTTGGTTAGGACGGCGGCCTCTTCTGTAGACAATTTGGTAGAGAATTCACTCGTCGAATATTTCTCAATGGACGCCAAGATGTTGCAGCTTCAGAGGGTTTGTGCCAAACAATGCTCGCTTATGTATAATGGGACACACATATATACCGACTTCCCACCATTATTGCTGTCTTCACGGGCAATATAAGTGGTAAAAATTTCTATTCCATCCTGTCCTTCACTTTGTAATTATCACACAACTTGTCTAATGCTTGATTTTTCATTACTAGTAGTTTTGATGGTCAAGCTAATGTAGCAGGAATACAAGCGTTGATCCAGTTTGAATTGTTTGAACCTCGAGAAAGTTCGTTGAGTCATGCATAACTCATTTTGTACACATTTCTTTTGATAGATATAAGGCATGGCAAAAGTTTTCTTTTAGTCATCTACACATGTAAAATTTTATCCCAGAGTTTTGTTTTGTAATAAATTTGCCTAACTGACAACAGTAGAGCTATGAAAATGGTGAAGAGAATTTTTTTCGGAGAGGTTGGAATAGTAAAAATCAACCTCATAAGATCAGAGTTTTACTAGCTTATCATTGCACCGGCGACTGAAATTCTTCTACATTGCAGTCAATCTCTCAGCCATCCTTAGATACTTGCCTGTTCTAATCTCAAAGCAAATCACATTGGTTGAGATGATTGACTGAAACTTAGGAGTTTTCAGGTGATTGTGTATTAGCAACTTTGTAATATGAATTAGAGGGAGCAGCCAGTTAgtgttttctttcctttttgtgaCTCGTTTTTGCAATGGGATAGTAGACCTATTGTGTAGGTTCTCCTACCAAACCCCACAGTACGTTTCTTTCATTTAGTTAGAAGTTTCTGAACTTGTATTGTGAACATGTAGCAGGAATACTGCTAGGTGCCCAGGCTGTAAATGAACTTGTGCAAAACAAAAGCACCAATTATGTACGGGTTTTTCTGGACTGATTCCTTCATGTTCGCTTGCCTCTGTCCTTGTGTGTATCCCAGCTTGTGTTGCAGACACTGAAGTGAGTGTCTGCAATCACATGTTTCATGTTGAGTTGAATCAAAATTATGCTATTCTGTGATACTGGCTAGGTACCTGAAATTTTGTTCCTTTAAGCTCGTAAAACTCTTGAATTAGTATTCATGAATTGGGCACAAAATATTGTGTGTTGTCTGAGCTTTTTGTCTTGCTTGTCCAGATTCAGTGGAGATGTTATCAGATCATCTTTCTGAGTTCAAAGCGACTGAGGTATCGATAGCGTAGAGTTCTCATTGATGTGATCATATTTCTGACAAGTTGGCACCTGAAAATCTACATGATTTCAGTTGGCTGTGGTCATGTATATGTTGTCCTTGTTTTCATGCCACTTCTAGATTCGGTTACTGCAACATCTATGTGGGTGCTCTATGCCTAAAAATGTGACAGTGAAATTAAAATGTTCAGTCAATCAACAACTGTGGTAGAGGTAGCTGATGTACACTTGCAAGTCGGGTGCTTTCCCCAACTATGAGAGACTCTGAAAGCATTCCTGTCTGTCGGTGGTTTCAGGTGATTGTGCTTTAGCAATTCTGTAAGATGAATTTTGTGTTTCTTTTCTCTCTGTGACTTACTTTTGTACTGGGATGGATGGCAGATAGCACCTAGTGTGTTGGTTCACGCTACCAATACACCCACTTTCTTTCCTTTCGTCGGTTCAATTTGTTATACTTCTATGTGCCTAGGTACTATATGAACACCTGCAACATAAATATACCAATTCTGCGCGACTTAAGAGACtcatttatttatgttgatgtaCAGGATATATATCCCAACTTCTGTTTGAACTTGCAATTTTAAGCACACTGAAGCGAGTGTTTGCTGTCACGCATTTCAAATTCATCTGAGATCAGTATTACCAATGTGATGCTACATAAGCGCCTATAATTTGCTTGTTTCAAATTCAACTGAGTAGCTCATAAGATCTTGAATATGTGTACACTGAATAACTGGGTATTCAATTCAAACTCCGATGCTAGACACACTGAAGCGAGTGTTTGGAGCCGCATGTTTCAAATTCAGCTGAGACCAATATTACCACTGATACTACATAAGCGCCTATAATTTGTTTGTTTTAGATCGTAATTAAGATCTCCAACAGACCACCCAATATATACACAAAACTTCTGTCTTTGTTTATTCAGATTCAGTTGAGTCGACAAGAGATCAGCTTTGTGAGTTCACTTCAGACTTTCAGAGTGATTGCTGTTTGGATAGCGGGAGTTGTCCCCAGAACCAGGTGCGATCACCTTTGCTGACAAGATATATAATGCATGATGATATACAGAATTTCACTTGGCTGGTCATATGCCAATATTGTTATTGTTTTCATGCTACTTCAAAGTACTTTCTGTATTATTTACTGTTTGCATGGTGGGGGGCTTGGGGGCGAGGAAGAACAGACGGGGTGTAGGTAGCAGCTCTCAAGGGCAGGTACATCTCAGTTTCTTCTCAACCTAAAAGTGATttttgtgtgtatatatatatgtgtctgGTTAGTTTTTGTGGTGTTGATTTGGGCTTAGGAGTGGTCTAGCCTGCATAAATCGATGTGAGCTGAGGATGTTTGCATGATGAAAGGTAGCAGCGCTGCTTTCATTGATCAAGGGAATAAAAGTTACAAAAAGAATTATTTACAAAGAAGCAGGATTAGCTAATGAAGGCTAGATTACATACACTTCACGCCTTGGGACTGTGGGAAGGCACCATAACCATTCAGCGATTTCATGGGAGATCCAATCAGCAATGGTGGCGGCATTCAGATTTCTATGGTTTCTTGCAGAGCTTCCTCTGTCCCATCTCCCGTGGCACGAGCTACTGTTCCATCATTCATCCAAGACCAAAGGATGCCGTGTTTGCAGGCCCAACCGCCTAAGTGGAACATCAAATTTTGTACCTGCAACCTGATCAGAGAAAGGGCAGCAACCAAGCAGGCCCCTCGTTGTCAGCCGCCATTAAGCACTTGCCCTGAATCCCCCAAGATGAATGAAAACCTCAGGGTCAGGAGCAGCTCCCTCGACCATATCATCATTCAACGATGTCACAAACGACACGAAACAAACAGATTCAGTGTTCATCGTTCCCTAGTAAGCATTACAAACGTCACAAGAAAAGTATTACAAACGTCAGCATGTTAAAATAGGTCTAGCTCATGTACACGTATTATGTACGTATGTAACTTGTGTATGCTGATCATTATATATAGAAAGACGTGGAGAGGCATTGCCCCACGGAAAACCCTAAACCTATTCTCAAACTTGGTATTAGAGCctacctagccgccgccgcctctcctccctcctccaccgccgccagccTCTCCTCGCGGCCGCCGCGATGTCCAAGTCGCTCGCCGCCGATCAGTCCTCCTCATCGGCCGCCGTGATGACCGTGTCCTCCGTCCTCGCCCTCACCGTGTCCGCCCCCGTCATCGCGCCACCATCGGCGTCGGCTCCCGCTCCCGTCCTTCCGCCCATCGCGGTCTCTCTCGACCGCAGTAATTTCATGCTGTGGAGGGCTCTCGCCCTCCCCAACTTCGCCGGCGTACGCCTCCACGGGTTCCTCGATGGCTCGGCCAAGGCGCCGGAGCCGACCGTGACGACAGGCACCGGTGACACGGCTCGTACCATCACCAACCCTGAATACGAGCAGTGGTGGACTCTTGATCAAAAGGTCCTTGGGCATCTCCTCGGCTCCATGAGCGTGGAGATATCCGCGCAGCTGATCGGCTGCAGGACGGCGGCTGCTGCATGGGCTGCCGTGCACACCATGTTCGCCGCCGAGAACAGCGCCGGCGTGCGCAACCTCCGGCGCCAGATCCAGGCGCTACGCAAAGGAGATAGACCCGCCGACGAGTACATGCAGAAGGTTAAATCTCTCGCCGACTCGATGGCCGCTGCCGGTTCTCCTCTTCGCGATGACGAGATCATCGACTACATGCTGACCGGGCTCGGCTCGGCGTTCAACCCCATCGCTGCTTCGATGAACTTCGCCGGCGTGCCGGTCACATTTCCGGCGTTCTACTCCAACGTCCTCCACTAAGAGGCCCTACAGCAGCAACAATCAGAAGTTGAGGACTGGCAGTCCTCCGCAAACGCCACCTCCCGGCTGGCCTACCACGATCACGCCGGTCGTGTGCCCGATTCCGGACGCCCAAGTGGcggccgctcctccgccgcctctcttccgcctgGATCAGCGAGCTACGGCTCCGCCCAGGGCGGTGCCCCTGGCCGTAACAACGGCAACACCGACGGCAACGGCCGCAATGGAGGAGGCAATGGGGGTGGCCGCCGTCGCTGGCGCCCTAGGTGCCAGATATGTAAGAACTGGGGGCATGAGGCGACGGACTGTCGCGGCCGCTATGACCGCGACCACCGCGCCGCCAACTCTGCCTCCAACTCCGCCTCCACGCATGAACCGCCGCACTGGATCCTGGACACCGGTGCGACGGATCACCTGAGCGCTACGGCGGGAAGGATCAAGTGCAAGTGGCGAATggtgcaggtttgtctatttcGCATATTGGTCATTCCACTATACCTGGTTCATCTCTGCGTTTACGCAATATTCTTTGTCTTCCACATATACATCAACATCTATTGTCCGTTTATCGACTTGTTCTTGATAATGATGTTTTTGTAGAATTTCACCATTTCTTTTTCCTTGTTAAGAACATAGCCAAGAAGAAAATTCTTCTTCGCGGTAGAAGTCGTGGCGGCCTCTACCCCATCCCGTTTGGTCGCACATCGTCTTCCTCCACTCGCCAAGCGTCTCTCAGTGTCAAGACCACTTCGTCCCAGTGGCATCAGCGTCTCGGTCATCCCTCCAATAAAATTGTTCAAGACATTGTTAAGAGCAATGATTTAGTGTGTTCTTCTGAACATCATTtttcagtgtgtgatgcttgtcagcgtgCTAAGAGTCGACAACTACCATATACTTTATCCACTCATGTTTCTACTATGCCTCTTGAGTTAATTCATTCTGATGTTTGGGGGCCTGCTCTTGCCTCTTCAGGAGGCTATAAGTATTATGTGAGCTTTGTCGATGATTATTCCCGTTTCACTTGGATATATCTTCTTAAGCACAAGTCTGACGTTGAGCAAGTATTTTATGCTTTTCAGGCTCATGTTGAGCATCTTCTCCGCACTAAAATCATATCCGTTCAGtcagactggggtggtgagtaccACAAATTACACCGCTATTTCCAACGCACTGGGATCTCTCATCGTGTGTCCTACCCACACACCTCTCAGCAAAACGGGattgctgaacgcaaacaccgtcATCTTGTGGAAACAAGTCTGGCCTTATTGGCTCATTCATCTCTCCCTTTACGGTATTGGGACGAAGCTTCCCTTGCTGCATGTTACTTGATTAATCGCATGCCTACACCTGTTCTCCAACAAGATACACCCCTGTACCGCCTCCTTAAAGTCAAACCCGATTACACCTTTCTCCGCACCTTTGGGTGCGCCTGCTGGCCTAGCTTGCGCAAATATAACGCTGACAAGCTTGCTTTCCGGTCCACTATGTGTGTGTTCTTAGGTTATAGCCAGCTACATAAGGGGTACAAATGTCTCGACCGTTGCACGGGTCGTATCTACATCTCCtgtgatgttgtgtttgatgagtcTGTGTTTCCATATGCTACACCTGGGGTCACCGTCGAGATCTCCTCCTTGGCTGATGTTCTCTCGTTTCCTTCCAATGAGCCGGTTACGGGTGACCATATGCGTAAATACGACTTATCCTACCTATCTACTGATCCGCCTGTTCCAGGCCATATTGCTTCTGTGCAGGCAAACCAGGACGCCGCTCCTCCCTCCTCGGCGATCGACGTGCATGGCGCATGCACGTCGCCCGGCTCGTCAGCTGCCTCGTCGCCCGGCCCATCTTCCGCGACGTCCCCGCCCTCTGCGGGCCGCTCGGCTAGCAGCCCGCTGCGGACGCGCCGACCTCCCCGGCGATCGACGTGCATGGCACATGCACGTCCCCCAGCCCAGCGACCGCGCGGCCTCCCCTGGCCCATCATCTGCGCCAGCGCCGGCCACTTCATCGCCTGCTGCCACGTCGTTCTCAATGCAGGAGGCTGCTGCTCCCTCCTCGCCGTCCGACCAGCTCACGTCGCCTTCCGTTGAGGGCAGCCCTGTCCCCTCAACCGCGACGCCTCCAGCTGCTCCGGGCCACACCATGGTCACGCGCACCCGCGATCATACTCGTCATGGGCTTGTTCCCACTGATGGAACTGTCCGCTACGACCCTCGCCGCCGTGCTTTCCACGCTATGCCTGTATCTCACCGCGATGCCCTCCGTGAGCATGCTTGGCGCACCGCAATGATGGATGAGCTGGACGCTCTGCGTCGCAACAAGACTTGGGTTCTTGTGCCTCGTTCGCGTGGTGTTAATGTCGTTGGgagcaagtggatcttcaagaccaAGCATCGTCCGGATGGCTCCATTGACAAGCATAAAGCTCGTCTGGTCGCGCGTGGTTTCACCCAACAGCTTGGCATTGACTATGGTGATACATTCAGTCCGGTTGTCAAGCCAGCCACCGTTCGACTGGTTCTTGCTCTAGCTGTGTCTCGCGGATGGATTCTCCGTCAGATTGATGTCAGCAACGCTTTCCTTCATGGTTACTTGTCTGAGGATGTCTACATGCAGCAGCCACCAGGTTTTGAGGACGCTCGGTATCCCTCTCATGTGTGCAAGTTGCAGCGGGCTCTCTATGGACTCAAACAGTCCCCTCGCGCATGGTATGCCCGGCTCAGTTCTCGTCTTCTCCAGTTGGGGTTTGTTCCCTCCCGCGCCGACGCCTCTCTGTTTTTCTTCCGCCATCAGGATGTTCAGATATACATGCTTgtctacgtggatgatattgttatTGCTGGCTCTTCTCCACGTGCAGTTGACGGTCTTGTTCATTCACTTGCGGCCACCTTTCCTATTAAGGATCTTGGGCCGTTGGAGTACTTTCTTGGCTTGGAAGCGTCGTACAATTCAGGGGGTATGACCTTGACACAACGAAAGTATGCCATGGATCTTTTACACCGTGTGAACATGGAGAATTGTAAGTCCACTTCCACACCGTTGTCTACCTTCGACCAGCTTGCACGAGTGTCTGGACAGCCTCTCGGTGCCGATGATTCTTTCTGGTATCGCAGTGTCGTTGGTGGATTGCAGTATTTGACTCTCACTCGCCCAGACATTTCATTTGCAGTGAACAAGGTATGCCAGTTTCTCTCACAGCCAACTGATGTTCATTGGAGCTGTTAAGCGCATCCTGCGCTATGTAAAGGGAACATTGCAAACTGGACTGAAGTTTCGGAAGGCTGTCTCCACCAGCATTAGTATTTTCACCGACGCAGACTGGGCCGGGTGTTCTGATGATCGACGATCCACTGGAGGCTTTGCCATCTTTGTTGGCCCAAATCTCATCTCCTGGAGTTCTAAGAAGCAACCGACGGTGTCGAGATCTAGTACGGAGGCTGAGTACAAAGCTTTGGCAAATGGAGCTGCTGTGGCCATTTGGGTAGAATCACTACTCAAGGAGCTTGGTATTTCTCAGCAGCGTGTTCCTGTTCTATGGTGTGATAATTTAGGAGTCACATATCTGACTGCCAACCCAGTTTTTCATgcacgcaccaagcacattgagattgatttCCACTTTGTGCGTGAGCGTGTTGCTTCTGGAGCTCTTGATGTCAGGTTCATTTCTTCTAAAGATCAGCTGGCTGACGTGTTTACCAAACCAGCTACTTGACAGATGCTAGACCGTTTTAGTACCAATCTAAACCTTGTACATAGTAGAAGTTCAGATTGAGGGGGTATGTGAAAATAGGTCTAGCGTGTCATGTACACGTATTATGTACGTATATAACTTGTGTATGCTGATCATTATATATAGAAAGACGTGGAGAGGCATTGCCCCACGGAAAACCCTAAACCTATTCTCAAACTCAGCAATCATACAGTTTGGGTTTCATCATGCATTCCACAGTGTTCTTAAACCCATCGTTCATCATTCCGCATTATTACATACCACCATAGTAAACAACTAAATTCAGTGTTCATCACTGAAGCTGGCAGACATAGCAGCAACtttaactgctaatacttgcagtAAAGTAACATTTACTGAACACAAAAAGGGAAAAGGAAGGCATCAAAGGACATTAAATATATGCCTTACGTATGGACCTTTTTCAATAACCTCTAGTTGGTTTCCTTGGAATGTGCTCAATCTTTTGCCAATTTGGATCAGCGGTAGTTATACCGGATCACATTCTTGAGTGATGTGAGGTGCTCCGTATTACCTGGTAAGTCATCCAAGCTGCAGCTGTTGAAGTGAAGGTCTTGCAGGTTCTTTGGGCTGCCGTTATGCGTACCCATCAGCCAACTCGGTATCCTCTTACCCTGGTAATCCCTGATTTCTAGTCTTTCAAGATACTTTGATGGACAGAGACCCTCAAGCACCTCTGCTTGAACTTCTGGACTGAAGCTCCCATCATCCCAGACCAGAACCAGTTCTGTGAGTTTTTCCTTGCCGGCAAGATTGGCTTCAAGAGCCTCTTCCTTGCTCTGAACATTCTCAAGACCGTGGATCTGCAGCTTGCCTTGAAGCTTGTTTAGGTATTTCAGCTGGTGAGACTCGTACCCCTGCTTCTTACTTATTGTGAAGAATGGTAACATTTGGAGCCATGTCAGCCTGCCAACGTTCGGAAAATCAAGATCTGCCTTGCTGATTACACGGCGCAGGTTGACAAGGTTCATCATATCTTCACCTCTAGAAAAAGCCAAAAATTTGCAATGACCAAAATCTACCACCTGCATGTGGTAAAGCTTGGTAAAAGCACCTGGTAAAGTTAGCTTGTGAAGTACTGGAACCATGAAACCAAAATAACGCAGATGCTTCAACTGACCAATAGAATCTGGGAATGAGAATGAAAAACCAAATCCACTCCTCTCACGTGCTACTCTCATATTCAGTACCCGCAATTTCCGcagccctgtcaacatagtgaacaTACTCGCTAAGAATTCAGACTCATCTGATTTAAGCCATATGATGTCATTGATGATGAGAGTGCGTAAATGTTTCAATCCAGACATCTTCTCAGTAAGCATCTCTATATCATAACTCCCGACAAAAAGGTAGCGAACATCTTGAGGAACTTCTCCTGTGAAGCCTTTCTCAATCCTGAAGCAATCTCTTCCAGAAACGTCCTCCGCTAAATCACAGAGCAGATCATGAATAGTAAAGTAATCAACCACACCATCATGTCCAAGAATATTTTCTTGTTTCCCTCCTAGTTGCAGAAATGAGGCCGACACCAATTCATCAAAGTAATCCCGAGCAAcatcttcca
This genomic window contains:
- the LOC123162851 gene encoding uncharacterized protein — its product is MGTPLTAIPDHIQEEIFLRLPTAADLARASGACVSLRRLATGRSFLRRFRCLHAPPLLGFLQRDHFFPVLPPHPSAPAARALALAADFSFSFLPSHCRWIVQDVRDGRVLLGRRFEKDDPSPVFRELAVCDPLHRRHVLLPPVPDDLAHWVEHQVYNPFKPFLLPLAEEETEETAFRLIWMAHRTTKLAAFVFSSSTGKWQATKGGPTGLVLDRGDSAIMSRIHPHFLMRHYAYGCFYWDWLVTGSRKLLMLDTRRMEFSFADLPPREWSKRVAIVEAGEGRPGIFGFHGEIASDLSYAIAQKTGESPSQWQMLKTISLDPGYIYSIDAATGRYLLLVRTAASSVDNLVENSLVEYFSMDAKMLQLQRVCAKQCSLMYNGTHIYTDFPPLLLSSRAI